The following coding sequences lie in one Arachis hypogaea cultivar Tifrunner chromosome 9, arahy.Tifrunner.gnm2.J5K5, whole genome shotgun sequence genomic window:
- the LOC112710118 gene encoding protein DETOXIFICATION 35, producing the protein MDNSNSNNSIPLLNGGGGVVAEDGDYVKVKGLREAKKIFWIETAKVWQIALPIVFNIWCQYGVNSITSIFIGHLGDLELSAISLINSVVGTFAFGFMLGMGSATETLCGQAFGAGQVEMLGVYLQRSWAILSVTSLLLMPIYIFAAPILKFLGQQHDIADRAGSFAPLVIPQFLSLAFNFPTQKFLQAQSKVNIIAWIGFFALILHVVMLWLFIYVLQLGLTGAALAFDITSWVITLAQLAYVFFWCKEGWHGLSWKALKDIWPFVRLSLESAVMLCLEVWYMMSLIVLAGHLDNAVIAVDSLSICMNLNGWEFMIFIGVNAAVSVRVSNELGLGHPRAAKYSVYVITLQSFLIGIISMVAILIFRDSFAVIFTSSKPLQESVTKLAYFLSVTMILNSIQPVISGVAVGGGWQALVAYINVGCYYVFGLPLGFILGYKVNLGVKGLWGGMICGIALQTLLLLLILYKTNWKKEVEQTNERMRKWGGQEIKVDRRVGSAEA; encoded by the exons ATGGACAATAGCAACAGCAATAATAGTATTCCCCTGCTCAACGGCGGCGGAGGGGTGGTGGCGGAGGACGGCGACTACGTGAAAGTGAAGGGGCTGAGGGAGGCGAAGAAGATTTTCTGGATAGAAACAGCCAAGGTATGGCAGATAGCATTGCCTATAGTGTTCAACATTTGGTGCCAGTACGGTGTCAACTCCATAACCAGCATCTTCATTGGACACCTCGGAGACCTCGAACTCTCTGCTATCTCCTTGATCAACTCAGTCGTCGGCACTTTCGCTTTCGGCTTCATG CTTGGCATGGGAAGTGCAACGGAGACACTGTGCGGGCAAGCATTTGGGGCAGGGCAGGTTGAAATGCTGGGTGTGTACTTGCAACGGTCATGGGCAATCCTGTCGGTGACCAGTCTTTTGCTAATGCCAATATACATATTTGCTGCTCCAATCCTGAAGTTTCTGGGGCAACAGCATGATATAGCTGACAGAGCAGGAAGCTTTGCTCCTCTTGTAATCCCCCAATTTCTCTCACTTGCATTCAATTTTCCAACCCAGAAGTTCCTTCAGGCGCAGAGCAAGGTCAATATTATTGCCTGGATCGGCTTCTTCGCGCTAATCCTGCACGTTGTGATGCTGTGGCTCTTCATCTATGTGCTGCAATTAGGCTTAACTGGTGCAGCATTGGCATTTGATATCACAAGCTGGGTGATAACATTGGCTCAACTTGCTTATGTCTTTTTTTGGTGCAAGGAAGGTTGGCATGGATTGTCATGGAAGGCCTTGAAAGATATATGGCCCTTTGTTAGGCTCTCCCTTGAATCTGCTGTCATGCTTTGTCTTGAAGTTTGGTATATGATGAGCCTCATTGTTCTTGCTGGCCACCTTGATAATGCAGTCATAGCTGTTGATTCCCTCTCTATATG CATGAATTTGAATGGGTGGGAGTTCATGATCTTTATTGGAGTAAATGCTGCTGTCAG tgTGAGAGTTTCCAACGAACTGGGACTTGGACATCCAAGAGCTGCCAAATACTCTGTCTATGTGATAACACTTCAGTCCTTTCTAAttggaatcatttccatggtggCTATTTTGATATTTAGAGATTCTTTCGCCGTCATCTTCACTAGCAGCAAGCCTTTGCAAGAATCGGTCACAAAACTCGCATACTTCCTTTCTGTTACTATGATTCTAAACAGCATTCAACCAGTTATTTCAG GTGTTGCTGTTGGAGGTGGGTGGCAGGCACTGGTGGCTTACATCAATGTAGGTTGTTACTATGTGTTTGGACTTCCACTGGGGTTTATTCTTGGTTATAAAGTTAACTTGGGAGTTAAG GGACTTTGGGGAGGTATGATATGTGGAATTGCTCTGCAAACATTGCTGCTTTTGTTGATACTTTACAAGACCAATTGGAAGAAAGAG GTGGAACAAACAAATGAAAGAATGAGGAAGTGGGGTGGACAAGAAATCAAAGTTGATAGGAGAGTGGGTTCTGCAGAAGCTTGA
- the LOC112708779 gene encoding protein PELOTA 1-like, with the protein MKVKEKDFAILYNIINPGDYVTADTSRKVHHQLNDGKNTIASRVRLSVHLKVTCRDFVKDSSTLRIQGRNLEPNGYIAVGSFHNLTLECNKPFELHKKVWKHDIVEALQERENHEVCPHAEFAVTLFQQDHVEIYLIGKGVIAIVSKVETSSSTTAGRKSSSSSPSSNTKNVFFREVFAAFIKHVDLNKVKNTVIASEDSKKDEFRRFMISEAKRMQMRSVEENIGRIVMAAGGGCNGDLKDLLGESTVMNLMKDSKVGLQIRALRKVWDMVSSDSDRACYGLKSVESAQEMGVIETLLISDELYPNDEVATRKRYGCLVKAVKDSGGDALVYSSMHVLAE; encoded by the exons ATGAAAGTGAAGGAAAAAGATTTCGCA ATCCTCTACAACATCATCAACCCCGGCGATTACGTCACCGCCGATACCTCCCGGAAGGTCCACCACCAACTCAACGACGGCAAGAACACCATCGCCTCACGTGTCAGGCTCTCCGTCCACCTCAAGGTTACCTGCCGCGACTTCGTCAAGGACTCTTCCACCCTTCGCATCCAAGGCCGCAACCTCGAGCCCAACGGTTACATCGCCGTCGGATCCTTCCACAATCTCACGTTGGAGTGCAACAAACCCTTCGAACTCCACAAGAAGGTCTGGAAGCACGACATCGTCGAGGCTCTCCAGGAACGAGAGAACCACGAAGTCTGTCCCCACGCGGAATTCGCAGTAACTCTCTTTCAACAAGACCATGTTGAGATTTATCTGATTGGAAAAGGCGTAATTGCCATAGTTTCCAAGGTTGAAACCTCTTCTTCCACGACCGCAGGAAGAAAGTCTtcatcttcatctccttcttcaaaCACTAAGAACGTGTTCTTCCGTGAGGTTTTTGCGGCGTTCATAAAGCACGTGGATCTGAACAAGGTTAAGAACACTGTCATCGCAAGCGAGGATTCGAAAAAGGACGAATTTCGAAGGTTTATGATATCGGAGGCAAAGAGGATGCAGATGAGAAGCGTAGAAGAGAACATAGGAAGGATCGTGATGGCTGCTGGTGGTGGTTGCAATGGCGATTTGAAGGATCTTTTGGGAGAAAGCACGGTGATGAACCTTATGAAGGACAGCAAGGTAGGGCTGCAGATTAGGGCACTGAGGAAGGTTTGGGATATGGTTTCGAGTGACTCGGATCGCGCTTGCTACGGACTGAAGAGCGTGGAGAGTGCTCAGGAGATGGGAGTCATTGAAACGCTTCTGATCAGTGATGAGCTGTATCCGAACGATGAGGTTGCCACAAGGAAGAGGTACGGTTGTTTGGTGAAGGCGGTTAAGGATAGTGGTGGGGATGCTTTGGTGTACTCTTCCATGCATGTTCTGGCAGAGTAG